The DNA region CTCTCGGACGGGGAGGTCTCCGACCCCCAGGCGCCCATCCTGGAGGAGGCCCGGCGGGCGGGCTTTCCCACCAGCGCCCTGGCCCTGGGCCAAGACGCCGACCGGGCCTTCCTAAAGGCCCTGGCCGAGGCGGGGGGTGGGGCCTACCTCGAGGCCCCGGAGGCCCGGCTCCTCCCCCGCCTCCTCCTGGCCGAAGGGGAGCGGGTCTTCCGGGGGGAGGGGATGCGGGGCCGCTTCCCCGTCCAGCCCCGGCCCCACCCCCTGACGGAGGGGTTCTCCTTTCCCCCGGTGGGGATGCGGTTTCCCGCCCGGGCCGAGCCCTGGGCGGAGGTCCTCCTCCTCTCCCAAAAAGACCCCCTCCTCGCCCTGGGGGAGCGGGGGGAGGGGCGGGTGGCGGCCCTGGCCGCCGATCTCTCCTCCTGGGCCTTCCCGGAGCTTCCGGGGTTCGTGGGGGGGCTCGCCCGCCACCTCTCCTCCCGCCGGAGCCTCCGGGTGGAGGTCCGGGAGGGGAGGGTCCTGGTCGTGGTGGGGGCCGGGCTGGACGAGGCCCCCAGGCTCCTTTCGGCCGGGGTGGAGCGCCCCCTCCTCCCGGTGGGGCGGGGCCGGTACGAGGGGGTTCTGGAAGGGGAGGGGGTGGTCCTTTGGGGCCGGCGCCAGGTCCCGGTCCGGACCGGATTCCTGGAGTACCCGCCCCTGGACGGCCGCCGGGTTCTGGCCGGGATGGCCGAGGCCAGCGGGGGGCGGCTTCTGGACCCCTCCGAGCTCGCCGCCCTGCCCGGGGCCCGCCGCTCCCTGCGGGAGCCCCTCCTGTGGCTTGCCCTCGGCCTTTTCCTCCTGGAGGGGCTTGTGCGGTATAGACTGGGGGAGTGAAGGTCTACATAGACGGGGACTGCCCCATCTGCCGCGCCCTCGGCCGGTTCGTCCCGGCGGTGCCCTACTAGGTGGAGCTTCCCCCGGGCCTGAGCCTGGAGGAGGCGGAGGAGGCGGTCCACCTCTGGGAGGAGGGGCGGCTTTGTACCACCCCAGCTTGGCTTGCGCCAAGCTGGGGGCCCCGGTAAACCACAAGGTTCGGGGAGCGGGCCTACCGCGCCTTCGCCCGCAGGAGGCCTAAGCGGAAAGGCCGGGGCTAGCCCCGGCCCTTTGGCGGAGAGGGCGGGATTCGAACCCGCGAGGGAGGTTGAAGCCCCCCTACACGCTCTCCAGGCGTGCCCCTTCAACCACTCGGGCACCTCTCCAGCGCCCTTGAGTTTAGCAAGGGGCCTTCCCCCCGTCAAGTAGACTGGTTTCGTGCGGATCCTCGCCGCGCACGAGAACCTGGACTTTGACGCCCTGGGTTCCTTGCTCCTAGCCCGGCGGCTCTTCCCGGGGGTGGCGGTCCTCCTGGGGGGCCTCGAGGGCCACATGAAGGAGGTGGTGGCCCTTTTCTCCGACCACCTGGACCTGGTGCCTGCGGGCGAGCTGGACCTCCAGGGGGTCAGCGAGGTGGTCCTGGTGGACAACGCCCGCCCCGAGCGGATCGGCCCCCTGCGCCGCCTTCTGGGCCGGGTGCCCTTCCACGTTTTTGACCACCACCCCCCTTCCCCGGGGGACGTGCCCGCGGTGGGCGGGGTGGTGCGGCCGGTGGGGGCCACGGTCAGCCTTCTCGTGCCCCTGCTCCGGGCCCGGGGGGTGGGCCTGACCCCCTTGGAGGCCACCCTGGCCTACGCCGGCCTTTGGGAGGACACCGGGGGGTTCAGCTTTCCCTCCACCACCGGGGAGGACCTCGAGGCGGGGGCCTTCCTCCTGGCCCAGGGGGCCAGGCCCGCCCAGGTCCGGGACTGGGTGCGGGAGCGCTACCCCCAGGAGGCCCGCGCCCTCCTCACCCAGCTTCTGCGCAAGGGGCGGGTGGTGGAGGTGGAGGGGTTCCGCCTCCTCCTGGCCCAGGCCCGGGAGGAGGGGTACATCCCCGCCCTTGCCCCCTTGGCCCATACCCTCCTGGACCTGTTTGATGCCCATGGGGTCCTGATGGTCCTGAAGCTGGGCCGGGACACCCTCTTTATCGCCCGGAGCAAGGAGCGGCTGGACGTGGGGCGGTGGCTCGCCGAGGTGGGGGGCGGGGGCCACCCCCGGGCGGCCTTCGCCCGGGTGCGGGGGGTGAGGAGCGCTCTGAAGAAGCTCCTGGACGCCCTGCCGCGCTACCTGGAGCGGGAACCCACCCTGGCGGAGCGGATGACCAAGCGGGTGGAGACCCTTCCCCCCACCACGGTCCGGGAGGCCCTGAACCTGCTTCTGGAGCGGGGTTACGGGGGAATGCCGGTGGTGGAGAAGGGGGCGCGGGGGGTGCGGGTCTTGGGCATTGCCCGGAGGCGGGACCTGGAGAAGGCGGTCCGCCACGGCCTGGGCCATCTGGGGGTGACCGCCTTCCTCTCCCGTGCGGTGGTCCTCCCCCCGGACGCGCCCCTGGCCCGGGCGGAGGAGGCCCTGAAGACCGGGGTGGGCCGGGTCCTGGTGGGGGAGGAGGTGGGGGAGGGGGAGTACCGGCTTTTGGGCATCTTCACCCGAACCGACCTCTACCGGACCGAGCCCCCCCGGGCCCCCTCCCCGGGGGAGGAGGTCTTGGCCCGGCTTCCCGAGGGGGTCAGGCGGGTCCTCCTCGCCCTGAAGGAGGCCTTCCCCAGGGGGGTGTACCTGGTGGGGGGGGTGGTGCGGGACGCCCTTTTGGGCTTCGCCCTGGGGCCGGACGTGGACCTGGTCCTGGAGGGGCTGAGGGCGGAGGAGGTGGCCCGGGCCCTCGTGGGCCGCTTCGGGGGGAGCTACGGCCTGCACGTGGCCTTCGGCACCGCCCGGGTGCGGCTTTCCTTCGGGCTCGAGGTGGACCTGGCCGAGGCCCGGGAGGAGTACTACCCCTACCCGGGGGCCCTGCCCAAGGTGCGGCCCAGCTCCATCGCCAAGGACCTGGAGAGGCGGGACTACACGGTGAACGCCATGGCCCTGGCCCTGGAGGACCTCCGCCTCTTGGACCCTTACGGGGGGCTTTTGGACCTCAGGGCCCGGCTCCTTCGGCCCCTCCACCCCCTCTCCTTCGTGGAGGACCCCACCCGGATCGCCCGGGGGGCGCGGCTCGCCGCCCGGCTGGGCTTCCGCCTGGCGGAGGAGGCCCTGCCCCAGCTCCGGCCTGCCCTCATGCCCGAGGTGCTGGGCCAGGTCTCGGCCGCCCGCCTCCGGGACGAGCTCTACCTGATCCTAAAGGAGCCCGAGCCCACCCGCGCCCTGCGGCTTTTGGAGGACTGGGGGGCCCTCGGCCCCCTCTTCGGCCTGAGGCCGCCCCGGGAAGGGCTATTGGAGCGGGTCCAGGAGCCCGAGGCGCGGCTTCTTCTCCTCCTCTACGAGCAGGAGAGGCCCGAGGAGGCGGCCCGGAGGCTCGCCCTTCCCCGGCGGGTCCTCGAGGGGGTGCGGCTTCTAAAAGCCCTCCCCGAGGACCCCACCCCCCTTCGGGAGGAGCCCCTCCGCTCCGCCTTCCTGGCCCTCTTTCCCGAGAAGGAGGCCTGGCTCTACCAGGAGAGGCGGAAGCTCATGGGGCGGGACCTTCTGGCCCTGGGCCTTTCCCCGGGGCCGCGGGTGGGGGAGATTTTGCGCAAGGTGGAGGAGGCCCGCGCCCGGGGGGAGGTGAAGGGGTTTGAGGAGGAGCTCGAGTTGGCCCGTAAACTGATAGGCGATGGGACTTCTCTCGTATCTCAGTGACCCCGGGGTCTTCCTGGTGGCCTTCCTCTTGGCCGTTTTGGGCCTGATGCTCCACAACCTGGCCCAGGCCTGGCTCGCCGACCGCTACGGCGACCCCGGCCCCAGGCGGCACGGCTTTTTGAGCCTGGACCTCAGGGTCCACCTCGAGCCCTTGGGCCTCCTCCTCCTTCTCCTTTTGGGCTTCGGCTGGCCCCGGTTCGTCCCCTACCGGCTCTTCGGGGGCAAGGAGGCGCGGGTGGCCCTGATGGGCCCCCTGGGCTTCCTCCTGGCCGCCTTCCTGTACGGCCTCTTCGCCCGCTTCCTCCCCTACCCCTTCGGCGAGGGGGCCCAGGTGGCCCAGGGCCTGATGCTCCTCCACGCGGCCATCTACCTCTTCCCGGTGCCCCCTTTGGACGGGGCCCGGGTGGTCTACGCCCTGGGAAGCCGCGAGGCCCGGGCCCTGATGGACCGGCTCGCCTCTTACGGCCCCCTGGGCTTCCTCCTCGTCTTCCTGGTCCTCTCCTACACCGGGGTGACCGGGGCGGTGGTCCGGGGGCTCGCCGGGCTTCTGGGCTACCTGTACCGGGCCATGGGGCTTTGAGGCCGCCCCGGCTTGGAGCTCCCTGTGTCCTGCCCGCCGACTCTGAGGGGTCTGGCGGGCCCAAAGAAAGGTGAAGCATGCTTGGACTCCTCCAGACCGACCCCCTGGTCTTCCTTCTGGCTTTTGCCGCCCTGGTCTTTTCCCTGGTCCTGCACGAGCTGGGCCACGCCTACGCCGCCTACGCCTTCGGGGACGACACCGCCAGGCGCCAGGGCCGCCTGAGCCTGAACCCCCTGGTCCACCTGGACCCCATCGGGACCCTCCTCCTTCTTTTGGTGGGCTTCGGCTGGGCCAGGCCGGTGCCCATCAACCCCGCCCGCTTCCGCAACTACCGCCTGGGCCTCTTCGTGGTCTCGGTGGCGGGCATCGCGGTGAACCTCCTTTTGGCCGTGGTCTTCGCCCTCCTGGTCCGGCTCCTCTATGACCTGGACCCCGTGGGGGTGGTCCAGACCTTCCATCGCCTCGAGGCCACCCCCGGGGGGCTTCTGGCCCTGGGCTTCTACTTCGCCGCCAGCATCAACCTGGTCCTGGCCGTCTTCAACCTCCTGCCCATCCCCCCTCTGGACGGGTCCAAAATCCTCCAGAGCCTCCTGCCCCTGGCCTGGCACCCCTTCCTCTGGCGCCTGGAGCAGTACGCTTGGCTCTCCTTCCTCCTCATCCTCACCGTTTTGCGGGGGCCCATCCAGGGGGTTTTGTCCTGGGCCAGGACTGAGTTCTTCCGCCTCCTTTTGGGGTAGCTTGACAAAAATGGACCAAGGTGCTAGCCTGGCCCCAACATGGAACCTAGCCCGCTGGTAGAGTCGGACAAGAACTGGGCCATTGCCGCGCACCTGGCCCCCCTCTTGGGCTACTTCATCGCCATCGGGCAGATCCTCGCCCCCCTGGCCATCCTCCTCTTTGGCCCCAAGAGCGCCTTTGTCCAGGCCCACGCCAAGGAGTCCCTGAACGCCCAGATCAGCTACACCCTCTACGGGCTCGGCCTGTGGCTTCTGGCCATCACCGTGGTGGGGCTCGTCCTCGCGGTTCCCCTGGCCCTCGCCCTTGTGGTCCTGGTTCTTTGGAACATGGTGGCGGCGGCCCTGGCTGCGGGGCGGGGGGAGATGTACACTTACCGGTTCATCTTCCGGCTCGTGGCCTAACTCTCCAGCCAGCCCCGCAGGACCCGCAGGTTGTGGGCGTCCTCCTCGAGGCCCCGGGGGGTCTCCAGGATGAAGACCTTGCCCTGGAGCCGTTCGTCCCGCACCACCTCCTTTAGGGCCTCCCCGATCTGGCCCTGGAGCAGGTGGGCGTGGTGGTCCACCCGGCTTCCGAAGGCCCCCACGGAGTCGTTCAGGTGGATCACCGGAACCCGGTCCAGACCCACCACCCGGTCCAGCTCCCCGATGACCCCCCTAGGGTCCTGGTGCAGGGGGTAGCCGGCGCTGAAGGCGTGGCAGGTGTCAAAGCAGACCCCGAAGGGGGTGTCCTCCAGGAGGTAGGCCAGCTCCTCCAGCCTCGAGCCCACCTTCTCCCCGCCCCCGGCGGTGTTCTCCAAAAGGAGGAGGGGCTTCCTCCTCACCCCCGCCAGGCGCAGGGCCCGGAGCGCCCCTTCCTTCACCCGCTCGGGAGAGCCGGAGCCCGGGTGGACGACCACGTACTCCAGGCCCAGGGCCTGGGCCTTTTCCAGGTCGTCGGCCAGGCTCATCACGCTCTTCTCCCAAAGCTCCCCCTCCGCCCCCAGGTTCACCAGGTACGAGGCGTGGATGACCCCGGGGAGTTCTCCGGCGTTCTCCCGCAGGGCGCGGAAGTTCTCCACCTCCGAGGGGGAAAGGGGGCGGGTCCGCCAGCTCCTTGGGCTTTTGGCGAAGATCTGAAAGGCGGTGAGCCCCAAGGCCAAAGCCTCCTCCACCGCCCCCGCCACCCCCTTCTTTCCGGCGATGGACAGATGGAACCCATACCGGATCATTCCACTACCTCCAGCCGCACGGGGGTGGCGGAGAGGGCCCCGATGGCCCGGGCGGCGGCATAGGAGAGGTCAATCACGTACCGCCCTCCGAAGGGCCCCCGGTCGTTGATGCGCACCACCACGCTCTTTCCGTTTTTCAGGTTGGTGACCCGCACCCGGGTGCCGAAGGGGAGGCGGGGGTGGGCGGCGGTGAGGGCGTGCATGTCGTAGACCTCCCCGCTGGCGGTCTTTTTCCCGTGGAAGCCGGGGCCGTACCAGACGGCGAGCCCCTCCTCGGCCCATCCCTGGCCCTTCGCCGAGGGGGCCACCCGGAGGACCTGGCCCGGGTGGATCAGGTCCGAGGTGAGGCCGTTCAGCCGCTTGAGCTCGGTCACGCTCAGGCCGTGGGCCCGGGCGATGCGGAAGAGGGTGTCCCCCTTTTGGACCGTGTAGGTCTGGGCCAGGGCGGGGAGGGCCAGGAAAAGGGCAAGGAGGAGGGGGTTCATGCTCCTTCGCACGCGTGCTCCCGCCAGAGGTCCAAGCTGGGGTGGGGTCATACCTCGAGCCACCCCCGGTCCAGGCGGGAGAGGAGCTGGAACCCCCCTTCGGTGATCAGGACCAGCTCCTCCACCCGCACCCCCGCGAAGCCGGGGAGGTACACCCCGGGCTCCACCGTGACCACCATGCCCGGCTCCAGGACCTCCTCCGTGTAGGCGTTCAGCCCCGGGGCCTCGTGCACCGCGAGCCCCACCCCGTGCCCGAGGGAGTGGGTGAAGTACTCCTTGAGCCCCTCCTTTTCCAGAACCCGCCGGGCCAGGGCGTCCAGCTCCTTGGTGGACCGGCCCGGGCCCAGCTGGGCCAGGACCTCCTCCAAGGCCAAAAGGACCGCGTGGAAGAGCCGCTTCTTCTCGGGCTCCACCCGGCCCACGCCGAAGGTCCGGGTCAGGTCGGAGTGGTACCCGAGGTACCGGGCCCCGAAGTCCACCGTCACCATCTCCCCCTCCCGGATGACCTTTTCCGAGGCCACCCCGTGCGGCATCGCCCCCCGGGGGCCCGAGGCCACGATGATGGGGAAGGCGGCGGCCTCGGCCCCGTGGCGGCGCAGGTGGAACTCCAGCTCCAAGGCCAGGTCCACCTCCCTCACCCCGGGGGCCACCCGGGCGAGGACGTGCCGGAAGGCCTCGTCCGCCAGGGCCTGGGCCTTTTGGATCCGCTGGACCTCCTCGGGGGTCTTCCGGACCCTCAGCCGTTCCACCAAGCCCCGGGTGGGGACCCACTCCACGGGGGCGAGCTCCCGGAGCTCCTCGAGCCGGGCGTAGGGGAGGTGCTCGGCCTCAAACCCCACCCGGCCCTCGAGGCTTCCCAGGAAGGCCTTCCGCTCCTCGCGGGTGAGGATCTTGAAGGGGATGCGGCTTTCCTCCTCCGCCTGGACCGCGTACCGGCCGTCGGTGAGGAGGAGGGCCCCTTCCCGGCTCACGTAGACCTGGGCGTCCTCGGGGGCGGAGAAGTCCGAGAGGTAGCGGACGCTCTCGGGCTTGGTGAGGTAGAGGCCGTCCAGTCCCTCCTGTTCCAGTAGGCGCAAAAGCTCCTGCACGCCCAAGAGCTTACCACACCCCCTTAGGGCTTCCCGATGCGGGCGCCTCTGATACCACCCCATCCTGGCTTGCGCCAGGATGGGGGCCCCGGTAAGGCCTTTCCCGAGCTTCCTGACAGAGCCGCGTGTGCGAAGGAAACGGCAGAAAAGGGTATGAGGCCTCACGCTTTAGCCAGGTGGAAGCGCACCCGGCCCTCCTCGTCCTCCAGGAGGCTCTCGTACCCCCCTTCCTCGCCCTCCTCCAGGGCCACCGCCAGGACCTCCTCGGCGATGCGGTCTTGGAACCGCTTTAGGGCCTCCCGGTAGGCGCCTTCCGCCTGGTAGGCCACCCGGATGCGGTCGGAGACCTTGAGCCCCATCTCCTTCCGGGCCTGCTGCAGGTGGCGGACCAGGTCCCGGGCCAGGCCCTCGAGGCGGAGCTCCTCCGTGACCTCCACCTTAAGCGCGGCCACGTACCCCCGCTCCTCCAGCGCCACGTACCCCTCGGGGCTTTGCGCCTCCAGGAGGACCTCCTCGGGCAAAAGCCGCAGGGGGCCGGCCTCGAGGGCCACCTCCACCTCCTCCCCCTTCAGCACCTTCCGGGCCACCTCCTGGGGGTCCAGCCCCTCCAGGGCCTTTCGGATGGCAGGCAGGAGCTTCCCGTACTTCTTCCCGAGGAGCTTCAGGTTGGGCAGGACCCGGTAGGAGAGGACCTCCTCCCCCGGCTCCAGCACCCGGGCCTCCTTCACGTTCAGCTCGTCCTTGATCTCCTCCAGGAAGTGCCTGAGCCCCTGCCGCTCCTCCTCGCCCGGGGCGGTGAGGAGGAGAAGGGGGAGGGGGGTGCGGGTCTTGACCCCGCTCTTGGCCCGGGCCGCGCGGGCCAGGTCCACCACCTTAAGCACCGCCCGCATCCAGAGGAGGAGCCGCTCGTCCTTGAGGGCGGGCTCCGGCTTGGGCCAGTCCGCCAGGTGCACGGAGAGGGGGGCGGTTTCGTCCACGCTCCGGACCAGGTTCTGCCAGAGGGCCTCCGCCAGGAAGGGGGTAAAGGGGGCCAGGAGGAGGGCCAGCTGGACCAGGGCCTCCCACAAGGTGGCGTAGGCCGCCTCCCGGTCCAGGGCGTCCTCGTTCTTCCAGAAGCGGCGGCGGTTGCGGCGGATGTACCACTGGGACAGGTCCTCCACCACGAAGTCCCGGATGGCGCGGGCGCTGGTGGTGGGGTCGTAGGCCTCGAGGGCCTCCGTCACCTGCTCCGTCAGCTCCTGGAGCCGGGCCAGAAGCCACCGGTCCATCTCGGGCCGGCGTTCGGGGGCGGGGCGGTTTTTCAGGTCGGGCCGGTCCAGGTTGGCGTAGGTGACAAAGAAGCTGTACACGTTCCAGAGGGTGAGGAAGTGGTCCCGCACCACCTCCCGCACCAGATTGGGCCCGAAGCGGCGGTCGGCCTCCGGCGGAGCGGAGACGTAGATGTACCACCGGAGGGCGTCCGCCCCGAAGGTCTTTAGGATGTCCCAGGGGTCCACCACGTTCCCCTTGGACTTGGACATCTTCTGCCCCTTCTCGTCCAGGATGAGGCCGTGGCAGATCACGTTCTTGAAGGCGATGGAGCCGAAGAGGAGGACCCCCAGCTGGTGGAGGGAGTTGAACCAGCCCCGGGTCTGGTCAATCCCCTCGGAGATGAAGTCGGCGGGGAAGCTTTTCTTAAACTCCTCCTGGTTTTCCAGGGGGTAGTGCAAGGAGGCGAAGGGCATGGCCCCTGAGTCGTACCAGACGTCAATCACGTAGGGCACCCGGCGCATCACCCCGCCGCAGGCGCAGGCCAGCTCCACCCGGTCCACGTGGGGCCGGTGGGGGTCAAAGGGCTCGGGGAGGGGGGAGAGGGCCCGCTCCCGAAGCTCCTGGAAGCTCCCGATGGCCTCCTCCTTGCCACAGGCCTCGCAGACCCAGATGGGCAGCGGCGTCCCCCAGTAGCGGTTGCGGCTTAGGGCCCAGTCCACCAGGTTCCTCAGCCACTCCCCGTACCGCCCCTCCTTGATGTGGGGGGGAACCCAGTTGATCTCCTGGTTCTTCCGGAGAAGCTCCTCCTTGAAGGCGGTGTTCCGGATGAACCAGGTCTCGGTGGCGTAGTACATGAGCGGGGTGGAGCAGCGCCAGCAGTGGGGGTAGCTGTGGAGGACCTGCTCCTCCTTGAAGAGGAGGCCCCGCTCGCGCAGGTCCTTGAGGATGGCCCGGTTGGCCTCCCGGAAGAAGAGGCCTTGGAAGGGCTCCACCAGGAGCCGGCCCTCCTCGTCCACCGTCTTCAGGAGGGGGAGGCCGTAGGCCCTGGCGGTCTCCAGGTCCTCGGCGCCGAAGGCGGGGGCCTGGTGGACGATGCCCGTCCCGTCCTCCCGGCTCACGTACTCGGCCAGGACCACGAAGTACCCCTTCTCCACCGCCTGGGGATAGGGGGGCTCGTAGGCAAGGCCCTCCAGCTCCTTACCGGAGAAGGTCTTGAGAACGGGGGCCTCCTCGCCGAGGAGCCTCCTCCCGAGCCCCTCCTCCAGGATCAGGACTTCGTTCCCCACCTGGAAGGCGGCATAGGTGTAGTCGGGGTGGACCGCCGCCGCCAGGTTGCCGGGAAGGGTCCAGGGGGTGGTGGTCCAGACCAGGAGGCTCGCCCGTTCCAGCCCCAGCCTCCCGGGCTCCTTCAGGGGGAGGCGCACGTAGACCGAGGGGTCGTGGATCTCCTTGTACCCCAGGGCGAGCTCGTGGGAGGAGAGGGGGGTGCCGCAGCGGGGGCAGTAGGGGACCACCTTGTGGTCCCGGTAGAGGAGGCCCCGGTCAAAGAGGGTCTTCAGGCTCCACCAGATGCTCTCAATGTAGGAGGGCTGGAGGGTGGCGTAGGCGTTTTCCAGGTCCACCCAGTACCCGATCCTCTCCGTGAAGGCCTCCCACTCCTTCTCGTAGGTGAAGACCGACTCCCGGCAGGCCTGGTTGAAGCGCTCTATGCCGTAGGCCTCGATCTCCTTCTTGCTTTTCAGGCCCAGCTTTTTTTCCACCTCGAGCTCCACGGGAAGCCCGTGGGTGTCCCAGCCCGCCCGCCGGGGCACGTGGTAGCCCTGCATGGTCTTGAACCGGGGGAAGAGGTCCTTGTAGCTGCGGGCCTGGGCGTGGCCCACGTGGGGGAGGCCGTTGGCCGTGGGGGGGCCCTCGTAGACGGTGTAGCGGGGGCCGCCCTCCCGGTTCTTCACGCTCTTCTCAAAGATCCGGTTCTCCTTCCAGAAGCGCAGGACCTCCTCTTCCAGTTCGGTAAACCTCGGCTCGCCGACCTCCTTGAACATCCGCCACCTCCAAGAAAAACGCCCGCGCAGGACGCGCGGACGAGGCCAGACCCCGCGGTACCACCGCGCTTCGTGGGGGGGTTCCCACGCCCTCGTTGGGCGCTGTGACGGGCGCACCCGGCGGGCATTACTCGGGGGCTTCCCTTTCCTCCCGCGGCTCCCGGGGCGATCTTCGGCCCGCCCGTTGCCGCCGGGCTCGCACCCTCCCCGGCTCGCTGCGTGGGCGTGCGGGCGTACTCCTCCCCGGTCCGGCGCCTTTACACTTCCAGGCCCCAGGGGGTATAATCCGCCCTTGGCGGCCCTGGGGCCATCTTACGCCGAGGAGGCCCGCCCTCGCAAGCGCGCTTGACACCCCTCGGGGCCTCCTTCTAAGCTGAGAACAAAGTCCCCCCAAAGGAGCTCGGCATGGAGCTTTATCTGGATACTGCAAACCTGACGGAAATACGCGAGATCGCTTCCTGGGGCGTCCTCTCCGGGGTGACCACCAACCCCAGCCTCATCGCCAAGGAGGGGCGGCCCTTTGAGGAGACCATACGGGAGATCTGCCGGGTGGTCCAGGGGCCGGTCTCCGCCGAGGTGACGGCCCTCGAGGCCCCCGCCATGGTGGAGCAGGGCAGGCGGCTTGCCGCCTTGGACGAGCACGTGGTGGTCAAGCTCCCCACCACCCAGGAGGGGCTCAAGGCCTGTAAGGTCCTCTCCTCCGAGGGGATCCCGGTGAACATGACCCTGATCTTCTCGGCCAACCAGGCCCTCCTGGCCGCCCGGGCAGGGGCCCGGTACCTCTCGCCCTTCCTGGGCCGGGTGGACGACATCTCCTGGGACGGGACGGAGCTCCTCCGGGAGATCGTGGAGATCGTTCAGATCCACGACCTGCCCGTCCGGGTCATCGCCGCCTCCATCCGCCACCCCCGGCACGTCACGGAGGCGGCCCTCCTGGGGGCGGACATCGCCACCATGCCCTACGCGGTCTTCAAGCAGCTGCTCAACCACCCCCTCACGGAGATCGGCCTGAAGCGCTTCATGGAAGACTGGGAGAAGGCGAAGCTATGAGGAAGAAAGCGGAAGCCCAAGCCACCCCCCTGTCCTACCAGGACCTGGCGAGCAAGATCCTGCCCGAGCTCCACCTCCTGGCCCAGGAAGCGGGGATAGAAGGGTACCGGCGGATGAAGAAGGACCAGCTCATCATGGCCCTCCTGGAGCGGCAGACCCAGGGGGAGGGGCTGGTCTTGGTTAAGGGGTACCTGGAGATCAGCCCGGACGGGTACGGCTTCTTGAACGAGAGCCTGTACAACCTCGAGGGCCGCACCGCCATCGTCTCCGCCGGGCTGATCAAGCAGTACGCCTTGAGGAGCGGGGACTACGTCATGGGCCGGGCCCGTCCCCCCCGGGAGAGCGAGCGCTACGCCACCTTGGTCAAGGTGGAGTCGGTGAACGACCTGGACCCCGAGGCGGCCAAAAGCCGCCCCCGGTTTGACGAGCTCATCCCCCAGTTCCCCGACCGGCAGATCAAGCTGGAGACCACCCCGGACGAGCTCTCCACCCGGGTCATAGACCTCCTCGCTCCCATCGGCCGGGGCCAGCGGGGCCTCATCGTGGCCCCGCCCAAGGCGGGGAAGACCACCCTCCTCAAGAAGATCGCCAACGCCGTCCTCAAGAACGAGCCCGACATCAAGGTCATCGTCCTCCTCATAGACGAGCGCCCCGAGGAGGTGACCGACTTCCGGGAGAGCGTCCACGGGGCCGAGGTCATCGCCAGCACCTTTGACGAGCCGCCCCAGAACCACATCCGGGTGGCGGAGTTCGTCCACGAGCGGGCCAAGCGCATCGTGGAGGAGGGGGGGCACGTGATGATCCTCCTGGACTCCATCACCCGCCTGGCCCGGGCCAACAACCTGGTGACCCCCCCCACGGGAAGAACCCTCTCGGGCGGCCTGGACTCGGCGGCCCTCTACTTCCCCAAGCGCTTCCTGGGGGCGGCCCGGAACATCCGGGGCGGGGGGAGCCTCACCATTTTGGCCACCGCCCTTGTGGAGACGGGAAGCCGCATGGACGACGTGATCTTTGAGGAGTTCAAGGGCACGGGCAACATGGAGCTCCACCTCTCCCGCCGCCTCGAGGAGCGCCGCATCTTCCCGGCCATAGACATCCTCAAGTCCGGGACCCGGCGGGAGGAGCTCCTTCTGGGGGAGGAGGTCATCCACA from Thermus filiformis includes:
- a CDS encoding CBS domain-containing protein, with product MRILAAHENLDFDALGSLLLARRLFPGVAVLLGGLEGHMKEVVALFSDHLDLVPAGELDLQGVSEVVLVDNARPERIGPLRRLLGRVPFHVFDHHPPSPGDVPAVGGVVRPVGATVSLLVPLLRARGVGLTPLEATLAYAGLWEDTGGFSFPSTTGEDLEAGAFLLAQGARPAQVRDWVRERYPQEARALLTQLLRKGRVVEVEGFRLLLAQAREEGYIPALAPLAHTLLDLFDAHGVLMVLKLGRDTLFIARSKERLDVGRWLAEVGGGGHPRAAFARVRGVRSALKKLLDALPRYLEREPTLAERMTKRVETLPPTTVREALNLLLERGYGGMPVVEKGARGVRVLGIARRRDLEKAVRHGLGHLGVTAFLSRAVVLPPDAPLARAEEALKTGVGRVLVGEEVGEGEYRLLGIFTRTDLYRTEPPRAPSPGEEVLARLPEGVRRVLLALKEAFPRGVYLVGGVVRDALLGFALGPDVDLVLEGLRAEEVARALVGRFGGSYGLHVAFGTARVRLSFGLEVDLAEAREEYYPYPGALPKVRPSSIAKDLERRDYTVNAMALALEDLRLLDPYGGLLDLRARLLRPLHPLSFVEDPTRIARGARLAARLGFRLAEEALPQLRPALMPEVLGQVSAARLRDELYLILKEPEPTRALRLLEDWGALGPLFGLRPPREGLLERVQEPEARLLLLLYEQERPEEAARRLALPRRVLEGVRLLKALPEDPTPLREEPLRSAFLALFPEKEAWLYQERRKLMGRDLLALGLSPGPRVGEILRKVEEARARGEVKGFEEELELARKLIGDGTSLVSQ
- a CDS encoding site-2 protease family protein translates to MGLLSYLSDPGVFLVAFLLAVLGLMLHNLAQAWLADRYGDPGPRRHGFLSLDLRVHLEPLGLLLLLLLGFGWPRFVPYRLFGGKEARVALMGPLGFLLAAFLYGLFARFLPYPFGEGAQVAQGLMLLHAAIYLFPVPPLDGARVVYALGSREARALMDRLASYGPLGFLLVFLVLSYTGVTGAVVRGLAGLLGYLYRAMGL
- a CDS encoding site-2 protease family protein, with product MLGLLQTDPLVFLLAFAALVFSLVLHELGHAYAAYAFGDDTARRQGRLSLNPLVHLDPIGTLLLLLVGFGWARPVPINPARFRNYRLGLFVVSVAGIAVNLLLAVVFALLVRLLYDLDPVGVVQTFHRLEATPGGLLALGFYFAASINLVLAVFNLLPIPPLDGSKILQSLLPLAWHPFLWRLEQYAWLSFLLILTVLRGPIQGVLSWARTEFFRLLLG
- a CDS encoding DUF4870 domain-containing protein translates to MEPSPLVESDKNWAIAAHLAPLLGYFIAIGQILAPLAILLFGPKSAFVQAHAKESLNAQISYTLYGLGLWLLAITVVGLVLAVPLALALVVLVLWNMVAAALAAGRGEMYTYRFIFRLVA
- a CDS encoding deoxyribonuclease IV, whose protein sequence is MIRYGFHLSIAGKKGVAGAVEEALALGLTAFQIFAKSPRSWRTRPLSPSEVENFRALRENAGELPGVIHASYLVNLGAEGELWEKSVMSLADDLEKAQALGLEYVVVHPGSGSPERVKEGALRALRLAGVRRKPLLLLENTAGGGEKVGSRLEELAYLLEDTPFGVCFDTCHAFSAGYPLHQDPRGVIGELDRVVGLDRVPVIHLNDSVGAFGSRVDHHAHLLQGQIGEALKEVVRDERLQGKVFILETPRGLEEDAHNLRVLRGWLES
- a CDS encoding septal ring lytic transglycosylase RlpA family protein, which codes for MNPLLLALFLALPALAQTYTVQKGDTLFRIARAHGLSVTELKRLNGLTSDLIHPGQVLRVAPSAKGQGWAEEGLAVWYGPGFHGKKTASGEVYDMHALTAAHPRLPFGTRVRVTNLKNGKSVVVRINDRGPFGGRYVIDLSYAAARAIGALSATPVRLEVVE
- a CDS encoding M24 family metallopeptidase; translated protein: MQELLRLLEQEGLDGLYLTKPESVRYLSDFSAPEDAQVYVSREGALLLTDGRYAVQAEEESRIPFKILTREERKAFLGSLEGRVGFEAEHLPYARLEELRELAPVEWVPTRGLVERLRVRKTPEEVQRIQKAQALADEAFRHVLARVAPGVREVDLALELEFHLRRHGAEAAAFPIIVASGPRGAMPHGVASEKVIREGEMVTVDFGARYLGYHSDLTRTFGVGRVEPEKKRLFHAVLLALEEVLAQLGPGRSTKELDALARRVLEKEGLKEYFTHSLGHGVGLAVHEAPGLNAYTEEVLEPGMVVTVEPGVYLPGFAGVRVEELVLITEGGFQLLSRLDRGWLEV